The following proteins are encoded in a genomic region of Vibrio spartinae:
- the argB gene encoding acetylglutamate kinase, which translates to MEQLSHPVVIKLGGAVLGSSETLAKLFETVAQYQQSRPIVIVHGGGYLVDELMSKLQFATVKKHGLRVTPYDQIPFITGALAGTANKMLQGEAIKSGLKAVGLCLGDAGLCQVEELDPALGAVGRPSAGDPTIVNAIMQAGGVPIISSIGLTVSGQMMNVNADDAAVAVAKTLNAELVLLSDVSGVLDENKQLITHLDAYQANQLIADGVITDGMIVKVKAALEAAEDLGRAITVAGWRTPELLAHLFSGDKHSVGTSFYPTTK; encoded by the coding sequence ATGGAACAATTATCTCATCCGGTTGTAATTAAGCTTGGTGGCGCGGTACTGGGAAGTAGCGAGACACTAGCAAAGCTTTTTGAGACGGTGGCACAGTATCAGCAGAGCCGGCCGATTGTGATTGTTCATGGCGGGGGATACCTCGTCGATGAACTGATGTCCAAGCTTCAATTCGCAACTGTCAAAAAGCATGGCCTTCGGGTGACGCCTTATGATCAGATCCCATTTATTACCGGTGCATTGGCCGGTACAGCCAATAAAATGTTACAAGGCGAAGCCATCAAAAGTGGTTTGAAAGCTGTTGGTTTATGTTTGGGGGATGCGGGGTTGTGTCAGGTTGAAGAGCTCGATCCGGCGCTTGGCGCTGTCGGCCGTCCATCTGCCGGTGACCCAACGATTGTGAATGCGATCATGCAAGCGGGTGGTGTCCCGATTATCAGTTCAATCGGTCTGACAGTCAGCGGACAAATGATGAATGTTAACGCTGATGATGCAGCCGTGGCCGTTGCCAAAACACTGAATGCTGAATTGGTGCTGCTTTCCGATGTCAGCGGGGTATTGGATGAAAACAAACAGTTGATTACTCATTTGGATGCATATCAGGCCAATCAGCTGATCGCGGATGGTGTGATCACCGATGGCATGATTGTTAAAGTGAAAGCGGCACTTGAAGCGGCTGAGGATTTAGGTCGCGCGATTACGGTTGCCGGATGGAGAACACCAGAATTGCTGGCTCATCTGTTTTCTGGTGACAAGCACAGTGTCGGAACAAGTTTTTATCCCACAACAAAATAG
- a CDS encoding argininosuccinate synthase — MSKVQVKKVVVAYSGGLDTSVIIPWLKENYGCEVVAFVADVGQGADELVGIEEKAIASGASECHVVDLKDEFVAEYIYPSLKTGAYYEGKYLLGTSMARPVIAKAQVDVARKVGADALAHGCTGKGNDQVRFEGAFSALAPDLHVIAPWREWDLESREECLDYLAERNIPCAASLTKIYSRDANSWHISTEGGVLESTWNAPNDDCWAWTVDPKKAPDAAENVTLKIENGEVVAVDGQAMSPYEVLVCLNEKGVKHGVGRIDIVENRLVGMKSRGCYETPGGTIMMEALRAVEQLVLDKTAFEFREEIGIKASHLIYDGRWFTPLRESVFAAAESLAKDVNGDVVIELYKGHATAIQKRSPNSLYSEEFATFGADDVYDQSHAGGFIRLYSLSSRIRTLNAAKQK, encoded by the coding sequence ATGAGTAAGGTTCAAGTAAAAAAAGTTGTTGTTGCATACTCTGGCGGTCTGGATACGTCAGTGATTATTCCATGGTTAAAAGAAAACTATGGTTGTGAAGTGGTCGCATTTGTTGCCGATGTCGGTCAAGGTGCAGATGAACTGGTCGGCATCGAAGAGAAAGCCATTGCTTCGGGTGCATCTGAATGTCATGTCGTTGACCTGAAAGATGAATTTGTCGCGGAATATATCTACCCAAGTCTGAAAACCGGTGCGTACTACGAAGGGAAGTATCTGCTCGGTACTTCAATGGCTCGTCCGGTCATTGCCAAAGCACAGGTTGACGTCGCGCGTAAAGTGGGGGCTGATGCACTAGCGCACGGTTGTACCGGGAAAGGCAATGATCAGGTTCGTTTCGAAGGTGCTTTTTCTGCATTAGCACCGGATCTTCATGTGATTGCGCCATGGCGTGAATGGGATCTGGAAAGCCGTGAAGAGTGTCTGGATTATTTGGCTGAGCGTAACATTCCTTGTGCGGCATCACTGACTAAAATCTATTCGCGCGATGCAAACTCATGGCATATCTCAACTGAAGGTGGGGTGTTGGAGAGCACTTGGAATGCGCCGAATGATGATTGCTGGGCATGGACCGTTGATCCGAAGAAAGCTCCGGATGCTGCGGAAAACGTGACATTGAAAATTGAGAATGGCGAAGTGGTTGCCGTTGACGGTCAGGCGATGTCGCCTTATGAAGTGCTGGTTTGCCTGAACGAGAAAGGGGTCAAGCATGGTGTCGGCCGGATCGATATCGTCGAAAACCGTCTGGTCGGTATGAAATCGCGCGGTTGTTATGAAACTCCCGGAGGCACCATCATGATGGAAGCTCTGCGTGCCGTTGAGCAACTGGTGCTGGATAAAACGGCGTTCGAATTCCGTGAAGAGATTGGGATTAAAGCATCCCACCTGATTTATGATGGTCGTTGGTTTACGCCATTACGTGAGTCGGTTTTTGCCGCAGCCGAGTCATTGGCAAAAGATGTCAATGGTGACGTCGTGATTGAACTTTACAAAGGTCATGCAACTGCGATTCAGAAGCGCTCTCCAAACAGCCTTTATTCAGAAGAGTTTGCGACCTTTGGTGCCGATGACGTCTATGACCAGAGTCATGCCGGTGGATTTATCCGTCTATACTCTCTGTCAAGCCGCATCAGAACGCTGAATGCAGCAAAACAAAAATAA
- a CDS encoding DUF3624 domain-containing protein has protein sequence MTCNNCESSWFWKKIGRCQRCMNQLSVLCLLFWGGWLLWGIHHTKSVEGIALICFGLAVHLLLSLHLWMKFIILPLRRRKPH, from the coding sequence ATGACTTGTAACAACTGTGAATCAAGCTGGTTCTGGAAAAAAATAGGTCGCTGTCAGCGCTGTATGAATCAGTTAAGCGTGCTCTGTCTTTTATTCTGGGGCGGCTGGCTACTCTGGGGAATACACCACACCAAATCGGTTGAAGGGATTGCGCTGATCTGTTTTGGGTTGGCGGTGCATCTGTTGCTCAGTCTTCACTTATGGATGAAGTTTATCATTCTGCCATTGCGCAGAAGAAAACCGCATTAA
- a CDS encoding glutathione peroxidase, translating into MLTSKKGQPVPQVTFPTRKGDQWINVTTDELFKGKTVIVFSLPGAFTPTCSSSHLPRYNELFSIFQEHGVDEILCVSVNDTFVMNAWKHDQEADNITFIPDGNGEFTAGMGMLVNKHDLGFGQRSWRYSMLVKDGIVDEMFVEPNEPGDPFKVSDADTMLKHISPGHQLQESITIFTKPGCPFCAKAKQTLIDRELQYEEVVLGKDATTVSLRAITGRSTVPQVYIGGKHIGGSEELDIYFRESATN; encoded by the coding sequence ATGTTGACATCTAAAAAAGGCCAACCCGTTCCACAAGTTACCTTTCCAACGCGCAAGGGGGATCAGTGGATCAATGTAACCACTGATGAATTATTCAAAGGAAAAACAGTCATCGTGTTTAGTCTTCCCGGTGCATTCACACCAACATGTTCTTCAAGTCATTTACCGCGATATAACGAGCTGTTTTCTATCTTTCAAGAGCATGGTGTTGATGAAATTTTGTGTGTCTCTGTGAACGATACATTCGTCATGAATGCATGGAAACACGATCAGGAAGCCGACAATATTACCTTCATCCCTGACGGTAACGGTGAATTTACCGCCGGCATGGGCATGTTAGTCAATAAACACGATCTCGGTTTTGGTCAACGCTCATGGCGTTACAGTATGCTGGTCAAAGATGGCATCGTCGACGAGATGTTTGTTGAACCGAACGAACCCGGTGACCCATTCAAAGTTTCCGATGCGGATACGATGTTGAAACATATTTCCCCGGGGCATCAGCTTCAGGAATCGATCACCATCTTTACCAAACCGGGCTGCCCATTCTGTGCCAAAGCGAAGCAGACCCTGATTGACCGAGAGCTGCAATATGAAGAGGTTGTGTTGGGCAAAGATGCAACAACTGTCAGCCTGCGCGCCATTACCGGTCGCTCAACGGTGCCTCAAGTTTACATCGGTGGTAAACATATCGGCGGAAGTGAAGAGCTGGATATCTACTTCCGTGAATCAGCCACAAACTAA
- the oxyR gene encoding DNA-binding transcriptional regulator OxyR encodes MNIRDFEYLVSLAEHRHFRKAAEACFVSQPTLSGQIRKLEDELGTVLLERSSRRVLFTDAGLQLVGQAKNILKEIKTFKDMASGQGDEMSGPMHIGFIPTVGPYLLPRIVPSLKTNFPDLELYLHEAQTSQLVRQLEDGKLDCLVLAAVEETKPFKEIELYNEPMSLAVPADHPWAKSEQLDMSNLKGQTVLMLGDGHCLRDQALGFCFAAGAKDDERFKATSLETLRNMVAAGGGMTLLPELSLPGCREKDGVCYLKAFNPVPSRTLVLVYRPGSPLRQRFETLAALIHQRLHELT; translated from the coding sequence ATGAATATCCGAGATTTTGAATACTTGGTCTCTTTAGCTGAACACCGTCATTTTCGTAAAGCGGCTGAAGCGTGTTTTGTCAGTCAGCCGACACTCAGTGGTCAGATCCGTAAACTGGAAGATGAGCTGGGAACAGTATTGTTAGAACGGAGCAGCCGCCGGGTGCTGTTTACTGACGCCGGATTACAGTTAGTCGGACAGGCAAAAAATATTCTGAAAGAGATTAAAACATTCAAAGATATGGCAAGCGGACAAGGGGATGAGATGAGTGGTCCGATGCATATCGGCTTTATCCCGACCGTTGGCCCCTATTTATTGCCTCGTATTGTCCCGTCTCTGAAAACTAATTTTCCTGATTTAGAATTATATTTGCATGAAGCTCAGACCAGCCAGTTAGTTCGACAGTTAGAAGATGGTAAATTGGACTGCCTTGTACTGGCAGCGGTTGAAGAAACGAAACCATTTAAAGAAATTGAGCTCTACAATGAACCGATGAGTCTTGCTGTGCCAGCCGACCATCCGTGGGCAAAGAGTGAGCAATTGGATATGTCTAATCTCAAAGGACAAACCGTACTGATGTTGGGCGACGGGCATTGCTTACGTGATCAGGCTCTGGGATTCTGTTTTGCCGCCGGTGCAAAAGATGATGAACGTTTTAAGGCAACCAGCTTAGAAACATTACGGAATATGGTGGCAGCTGGTGGCGGCATGACATTACTGCCGGAGCTCTCTCTGCCGGGGTGCCGAGAAAAAGATGGTGTCTGCTATCTGAAAGCATTTAATCCCGTACCAAGCCGGACATTAGTGCTGGTCTATCGACCCGGCTCACCGCTCAGGCAACGGTTTGAGACACTGGCTGCTTTGATTCATCAACGGCTTCATGAACTGACCTGA
- a CDS encoding penicillin-binding protein 1A translates to MKFIKRLFLFSLICMVLGVSTIFGFYYYVKPELPDVATLKDVQLQTPMQVFSQDGKLIAQFGEKRRIPLKLSDIPPDLIHAFLATEDNRFYEHYGFDPIGITRAAFAVILSGSASQGASTITQQLARNFFLTNEKKIMRKIKEIFIAVHIEQLLTKDEILELYLNKIYLGYRSYGVGAAAQVYFGKNVKDLTLGEMAMIAGLPKAPSTMNPIYSLPRATHRRNIVLMRMLDEHYITQEQYDSAKAEPVIARYHVAEIEVNAPYVAELARAWMVEHYGEDAYTSGMRVTTTIQSDLQDAAHKSAINNLINYDQRHGYRGAEKVLWQKDQPAFTQEQMDEYLTEQPIYDDMYPAIVTHVDQQSATVWVKKHGTQSIPWDGMKWARRFITDDRQGDAPTNAHEIMAAGEQIWVRKRDDTQDENQPIWHLSQVPNANTAFVAMNPEDGAVLALVGGFNFIHSKFNRVTQSIRQVGSGIKPFIYSSAIDDGLTLATLVNDAPINKWDQSQGTAWRPKNSPPSYRGPTRLRIGLAQSKNVMAIRVLRAVGLEHVRHYLTRFGFDLNDLPHSETIALGAGSLSPMKLVQGYSVFANGGYSVDAYYIDHVEDPFGTQVYRSTPKIVCHDQCPDQDNDETQHQDQHYPPQQADDGQGIRTPLRQDNAYGDIGAPRFNEHSADIQYAPRVISEQNAFLVREMMYSNIWGGGNWREGTGWNGTGWRAQKLKRRDIGGKTGTTNDSKDAWYNGFAPGIVASAWVGFDPHNRNLGRTTKNPNLDNVPISGGESGAKTAEPAWIDFMAHALNDVPPHKKVIPKHIVQVRIDRDTGLLTTKTDGSAMFEYFIQGTEPKEYVQDSVTNSLYTSPNGGEELF, encoded by the coding sequence GTGAAGTTCATAAAGCGATTATTTTTATTTTCATTGATTTGCATGGTTTTAGGGGTGAGTACAATTTTTGGGTTTTACTACTATGTCAAACCGGAATTGCCTGATGTCGCCACCTTAAAAGATGTTCAGCTTCAAACACCGATGCAAGTTTTCAGTCAAGATGGGAAATTGATTGCCCAGTTTGGCGAAAAACGCCGGATTCCACTCAAACTAAGCGACATTCCGCCGGATTTGATCCATGCATTTCTGGCAACGGAAGATAACCGCTTTTATGAGCATTATGGGTTTGACCCCATCGGTATCACCCGCGCGGCATTTGCCGTCATTCTATCCGGTAGTGCATCTCAAGGCGCGAGTACCATTACTCAGCAACTTGCCCGTAATTTCTTCCTGACCAATGAGAAGAAAATCATGCGCAAGATAAAAGAGATTTTTATCGCGGTTCACATTGAACAGTTGCTCACAAAAGACGAAATCCTTGAACTGTATCTGAACAAAATTTATCTGGGCTATCGCTCTTATGGGGTTGGTGCAGCAGCACAAGTCTATTTCGGTAAAAACGTCAAAGACCTCACGCTTGGTGAAATGGCCATGATTGCCGGATTACCGAAAGCCCCATCGACCATGAATCCCATCTACTCACTGCCCCGGGCAACCCACCGTCGTAATATTGTCCTGATGCGGATGCTCGACGAGCATTACATTACGCAAGAGCAGTATGACTCGGCAAAAGCTGAGCCAGTGATCGCGCGATATCATGTGGCTGAAATTGAAGTCAATGCGCCTTATGTGGCTGAGCTCGCACGTGCTTGGATGGTTGAACATTATGGTGAAGACGCCTATACGTCAGGGATGAGAGTGACCACCACGATCCAATCAGATCTGCAGGATGCCGCGCACAAATCAGCCATCAATAACTTGATCAACTACGATCAACGTCATGGTTATCGAGGTGCAGAAAAAGTGTTGTGGCAAAAGGACCAGCCGGCCTTTACCCAGGAACAGATGGACGAATACCTCACAGAACAACCTATCTATGATGATATGTACCCTGCCATTGTGACACATGTTGACCAACAATCGGCAACGGTCTGGGTTAAGAAGCACGGCACACAATCCATACCTTGGGATGGGATGAAATGGGCCCGGCGTTTTATTACCGATGATCGGCAAGGAGACGCGCCAACAAACGCCCATGAAATCATGGCAGCCGGTGAACAAATCTGGGTGAGAAAGCGCGATGATACTCAGGATGAAAACCAACCGATTTGGCACCTCAGTCAGGTTCCTAATGCGAACACGGCTTTTGTGGCCATGAATCCTGAAGATGGTGCCGTTCTTGCGCTGGTTGGCGGTTTTAATTTCATTCATAGTAAATTCAACCGTGTGACCCAATCTATCCGTCAGGTTGGCTCGGGGATTAAACCATTCATATACTCATCCGCTATTGATGATGGCCTGACGCTGGCAACACTGGTGAATGATGCACCGATTAACAAATGGGATCAGAGTCAGGGAACCGCATGGCGCCCTAAAAATTCGCCTCCGTCTTATCGCGGACCGACACGACTACGAATTGGCTTAGCCCAATCGAAAAACGTCATGGCAATCCGCGTGCTCAGAGCGGTGGGTCTGGAACATGTCCGACACTACCTGACCCGTTTTGGCTTCGATCTGAACGACCTGCCTCATTCAGAAACCATTGCGCTGGGTGCCGGTAGCCTGAGCCCGATGAAACTGGTTCAGGGATATTCGGTATTTGCCAACGGTGGTTATAGTGTTGATGCCTATTACATTGATCATGTTGAAGATCCTTTCGGGACACAGGTCTATCGATCAACACCGAAAATCGTCTGCCATGACCAATGTCCCGATCAAGACAATGACGAGACACAACATCAAGATCAACACTATCCCCCCCAGCAAGCAGACGATGGTCAAGGGATCCGTACCCCTCTCCGTCAAGATAATGCTTATGGCGACATCGGTGCACCGCGCTTTAATGAACATTCGGCAGATATCCAATATGCCCCACGCGTTATCTCTGAACAGAATGCATTTTTGGTTCGGGAAATGATGTATAGCAATATTTGGGGCGGAGGAAACTGGCGTGAAGGAACCGGATGGAACGGCACCGGATGGCGCGCTCAAAAACTCAAACGCCGGGATATTGGTGGAAAAACCGGAACAACCAACGATTCGAAAGATGCTTGGTATAACGGCTTTGCACCGGGGATCGTTGCAAGTGCTTGGGTCGGCTTTGATCCCCATAACCGGAACTTAGGCCGCACGACCAAAAACCCGAATCTCGACAATGTCCCGATTAGCGGTGGCGAGTCAGGTGCCAAAACAGCGGAACCGGCTTGGATCGATTTCATGGCTCATGCACTCAATGATGTCCCGCCACACAAGAAGGTCATCCCGAAACATATTGTTCAGGTCAGAATCGATCGGGATACCGGACTGTTAACCACAAAAACAGATGGCAGTGCGATGTTCGAATACTTTATTCAGGGCACCGAGCCAAAAGAATATGTGCAGGATTCCGTGACAAATAGCCTGTACACCTCACCCAATGGTGGTGAAGAGCTGTTTTAG
- the pilM gene encoding type IV pilus biogenesis protein PilM: protein MRKRIVTGIDIRRHRITTVTLKRQHNIVSLLACETLPVPDDILSENEVIDYQSIVNKLAEIRKRLPFWQNRVAISIPDLAVMTRTVEPSINTSIDTSIDSYDQSLAPWLIAQAFSEKTGLSGSSVYLDYVPLETGYQVYAAKKEVVESRLQALCRAGLKPVLIDTEKQAFLQFLLEAMCRAQRQGWLLIDIGEDTIALGFVTDELNFYRQFPFSAQAFDAALTLVLQEVQRFISLHPAALLNGIWINGTPSMYQTFLQGLRQQFREPIEHLVAVSVFETSALIPVHLSPFIPLAAGSALRGLMALESGYAA from the coding sequence ATGAGAAAACGTATCGTAACGGGAATTGATATCCGCCGTCACCGTATTACTACCGTTACTTTGAAGCGCCAACATAACATCGTGTCATTACTTGCCTGTGAAACGCTGCCTGTACCCGATGACATTCTCTCTGAGAATGAGGTCATCGATTATCAGAGCATTGTCAATAAACTTGCCGAAATCAGAAAGAGATTACCTTTTTGGCAAAATCGTGTTGCGATTTCGATACCTGATCTGGCGGTGATGACCAGAACCGTCGAGCCCTCAATCAATACCTCAATCGATACCTCAATCGATAGTTATGACCAAAGTTTGGCACCGTGGTTAATTGCTCAGGCTTTTTCAGAAAAAACCGGCCTTTCCGGTTCGTCCGTCTATTTAGATTATGTTCCGCTTGAAACCGGGTATCAGGTTTATGCTGCGAAAAAAGAGGTGGTAGAAAGCCGTCTGCAAGCGCTCTGTCGCGCCGGATTAAAACCCGTGTTGATTGATACGGAGAAACAGGCTTTTCTGCAGTTCTTGCTGGAAGCAATGTGTCGTGCTCAGCGTCAGGGGTGGCTACTGATTGATATCGGTGAAGATACGATCGCGCTTGGGTTTGTCACCGATGAACTGAATTTTTATCGTCAGTTTCCTTTTTCGGCACAGGCGTTCGATGCCGCGCTCACTTTGGTGTTACAAGAGGTGCAGCGGTTTATTTCATTACATCCAGCCGCCTTGCTGAACGGGATATGGATCAATGGTACACCGAGCATGTATCAGACATTTTTACAGGGGTTACGTCAGCAATTCCGAGAGCCGATAGAACACTTGGTGGCCGTATCGGTTTTCGAGACATCAGCGTTGATACCAGTACATCTCTCGCCTTTCATTCCTTTGGCTGCCGGCAGTGCGTTGCGTGGACTGATGGCATTGGAGTCCGGCTATGCTGCATGA
- a CDS encoding PilN domain-containing protein gives MLHELNLMDWRQSQLYRRKRLLYGVWLCGGCLWLMVQSVFYFEWHKQQTDWQQSEQQINAQLNEQQQHLREWELRRQHAQQELRKLAHAEQWIAHSQLPQTLMSVLVSAVPRGIYLEEIRLTEQQVVIRGLSRHPAAMNRFIQRLRQASSIGQLDILSVTDQTPGWGSQFNTFQLRLVMTTSMGDSVSAMASDTAITPVAVMHTAVMHTIKEKDSADVH, from the coding sequence ATGCTGCATGAACTGAATTTGATGGATTGGCGGCAAAGTCAATTATATCGGCGTAAACGGTTGTTGTATGGCGTGTGGCTCTGCGGTGGGTGTCTGTGGCTGATGGTACAGAGTGTGTTCTATTTTGAATGGCACAAACAGCAAACGGACTGGCAACAGTCGGAGCAACAGATCAATGCACAGCTCAACGAACAGCAGCAGCATCTGCGTGAGTGGGAATTGCGACGGCAACATGCGCAGCAGGAGCTGCGAAAACTGGCTCATGCAGAACAGTGGATTGCACACAGTCAGTTACCGCAGACGCTCATGTCCGTATTGGTTTCGGCTGTTCCTCGCGGCATCTATCTGGAAGAAATCCGCCTGACAGAACAACAGGTTGTCATCCGAGGATTAAGTCGTCATCCGGCAGCGATGAACCGTTTTATTCAGCGGCTCAGGCAAGCCTCATCGATTGGGCAGTTGGACATTTTGTCCGTCACGGATCAGACACCCGGTTGGGGGAGCCAATTCAACACGTTTCAGTTGCGTTTGGTGATGACAACCAGCATGGGTGATTCGGTCTCAGCGATGGCGTCAGACACGGCGATAACACCGGTTGCCGTCATGCATACAGCCGTCATGCATACAATAAAGGAAAAGGATAGCGCTGATGTTCACTGA
- the pilO gene encoding type 4a pilus biogenesis protein PilO, which yields MFTDSLRRWLLNAAMPQQVGIMAVLFVILTGASYLLFWQSRYQVLLQYPTRLNVLSQQQEMNKQQLYDFRQQQAGWDAIQYKLEQTMARMTKVPDSSAWVKQIEQVAAQQHIRLRHIVWKTPQQRDGHDADVFEIRLSGLFPDILKFMRAIGQQSVGVVLQPIRWKRESPLQRRIEVVATGFLYRLKADHSKGHHTEGYE from the coding sequence ATGTTCACTGATTCTCTCCGACGCTGGCTGTTGAACGCTGCGATGCCGCAACAAGTGGGAATCATGGCGGTCCTGTTTGTGATACTCACCGGTGCCAGTTATCTACTGTTCTGGCAAAGCCGATATCAAGTGTTACTGCAATATCCGACCCGTCTGAATGTACTGTCTCAGCAGCAGGAGATGAACAAGCAACAATTGTATGACTTTCGCCAACAGCAAGCGGGGTGGGATGCGATTCAGTACAAACTGGAGCAAACCATGGCCCGGATGACGAAAGTGCCTGATTCTTCAGCGTGGGTCAAACAAATCGAGCAGGTTGCAGCGCAACAGCATATTCGCCTGCGACACATCGTATGGAAAACGCCGCAACAACGCGATGGTCATGATGCGGATGTTTTCGAGATCAGGCTGAGCGGTCTGTTTCCGGACATCCTGAAATTCATGCGGGCAATTGGGCAGCAGTCGGTTGGTGTGGTGTTGCAACCGATCCGTTGGAAAAGAGAGTCACCGTTGCAACGTCGTATCGAAGTTGTCGCAACAGGTTTTCTTTATCGACTGAAAGCAGACCACAGTAAAGGTCATCACACAGAAGGATATGAATAA
- the aroK gene encoding shikimate kinase AroK has translation MAEKRNIILVGPMGAGKSTIGRYLALQLHMEFVDSDSVIEERTGADIAWVFDVEGEDGFRKREETVIHDLTEQQGIVLATGGGSVTSKENRNRLSARGVVVYLETTIEKQLARTSRDKKRPLLQTEQPREVLEALAEERNPLYEEIADITVKTDDQSAKVVANQIVKMLEEQ, from the coding sequence ATGGCTGAAAAACGTAATATTATCCTTGTTGGTCCTATGGGGGCCGGCAAAAGTACTATAGGTAGATATCTAGCACTGCAACTCCATATGGAATTTGTAGATTCTGACTCCGTTATTGAAGAACGGACGGGGGCAGATATTGCCTGGGTATTTGATGTTGAAGGAGAAGATGGTTTCCGGAAGCGTGAAGAAACTGTCATCCATGATCTGACTGAACAACAGGGCATCGTTCTGGCAACAGGCGGTGGATCAGTCACAAGCAAAGAAAATCGCAATCGTCTTTCTGCCCGGGGCGTTGTCGTTTATCTTGAAACGACAATTGAGAAACAGTTAGCTCGTACCAGTCGTGATAAAAAGCGTCCGCTTCTGCAAACGGAACAGCCACGCGAAGTTTTAGAAGCTTTGGCTGAGGAACGTAATCCGCTTTATGAAGAAATTGCGGATATTACTGTGAAAACTGATGATCAAAGTGCAAAAGTGGTAGCCAATCAGATCGTAAAAATGTTAGAAGAACAATAG
- the aroB gene encoding 3-dehydroquinate synthase, translating into MTQITVSLDERSYPISIGAGLFQNPALLSFLSPQQKVVLISNVTVAPLYADKITQLLNDIGCQTYLLTLPDGEQYKNLNTFDTVMTFLLEHNLGRDIVIVALGGGVIGDLVGFAASCYQRGVDFIQIPTTLLSQVDSSVGGKTAVNHPLGKNMIGAFYQPRSVIIDTDCLATLPEREFAAGMAEVIKYGIIYDAEFFDWLETNLDKLYALDQSALTYAIARCCEIKAEVVAQDEKEAGIRALLNLGHTFGHAIEAHLGYGQWLHGEAVSSGTVMAAKTAQLHGLISEAQFLRMVALLKSAKLPVQTPDGMSFSDFMTHMMRDKKVLAGTLRLVLPTGIGTAQVLKDIPESTIEQAIEFCRTV; encoded by the coding sequence ATGACGCAGATTACGGTCAGTTTAGATGAGCGTAGTTACCCCATTTCAATCGGAGCCGGATTATTTCAAAATCCGGCGCTTCTTTCTTTTCTTTCCCCTCAGCAAAAGGTGGTCTTGATTAGCAACGTCACGGTTGCCCCTCTTTATGCTGATAAAATCACACAGTTATTGAACGATATCGGTTGTCAGACCTATCTGCTGACACTACCCGATGGAGAGCAATACAAAAATCTGAATACTTTTGATACGGTCATGACGTTTTTGCTCGAGCATAATCTTGGGCGGGATATTGTGATCGTTGCGCTCGGTGGTGGTGTGATTGGTGATCTGGTTGGTTTTGCTGCGTCGTGTTATCAACGCGGTGTTGATTTTATTCAAATCCCCACAACACTCTTGTCTCAGGTTGATTCTTCGGTGGGTGGAAAAACAGCGGTGAATCATCCGCTGGGTAAGAATATGATCGGTGCATTCTATCAACCACGTTCAGTGATTATTGACACCGACTGTCTGGCAACGTTGCCCGAGCGGGAATTTGCTGCCGGAATGGCAGAAGTCATCAAATACGGCATTATTTATGATGCTGAGTTTTTCGACTGGCTTGAAACCAATCTTGATAAGCTGTACGCACTGGATCAGTCTGCGCTAACTTATGCAATCGCGCGTTGTTGTGAGATTAAAGCGGAAGTTGTCGCACAGGATGAAAAAGAAGCCGGTATCCGGGCATTACTGAATTTAGGTCATACGTTTGGTCATGCCATTGAAGCGCATCTGGGATATGGACAATGGCTTCATGGTGAAGCCGTCTCATCCGGAACCGTGATGGCTGCGAAGACTGCACAATTACACGGCTTAATTTCTGAAGCGCAGTTCTTACGAATGGTTGCGCTCCTCAAATCGGCAAAACTGCCTGTGCAAACACCGGACGGCATGTCTTTCTCTGATTTCATGACCCATATGATGCGGGATAAAAAGGTTCTGGCCGGAACATTGAGGCTGGTCCTCCCAACCGGAATTGGGACAGCACAAGTGTTGAAGGACATTCCTGAATCAACGATTGAGCAGGCGATCGAGTTCTGTCGTACAGTTTAA